In Onychostoma macrolepis isolate SWU-2019 chromosome 17, ASM1243209v1, whole genome shotgun sequence, the DNA window GCGAATGCAAGCAATGCTTAAAACAGCAGAAAAGAGGTGAGTCCCTGACACATAAAGAGGGTATTTAAAATAGtctttaaaatcaaaattaaactaGTCCATTTATCTGTATCCCTCTATAACTATCTTTGTACCAATTTACTGGTTTAAAAGGAAACTCATTAACACAGAAAAGAAaactgctttgttttgtttactgaaAATGACCTTGACTAAACTTTCTCAAACCAACATCTTCTCCAGTCATAGTTCCACATCCATGAAGCATTCGGAGGCCTCAGTGTTTACAGTGGCAGACCTGGCCGAGCTGTTCACAGAAGACAGTGAGTCTCTTGAGTGAATGTCTCTTCAGACCTGCCAGTCCATAGGCCAGTAATGTGAACACTACACTAACACCAGCCAGGAGACGAGCCGTCCGCTGCTCTCCAGCTTTCCTATATGTTTGCTTTGCACATTCCCCTTTCTATATGGTCTGTCCCATggtgtaatttattcatgataCTCAGTGTGAAAAAGAACACAGTTTGATGTACCATACGTACAGTATCAGTCCTGTATCTCTGTTTGCTTTCTAGATTGATTTTTAGTGGGTGTAATTTTTATCAATGCCATGTTGTGCATAAACAAGTGatttttaatatgattttaatgaaccaaatttgaaattagaatGCATTTCTTATGCTGTACAGTGGATTGGTTTTAACAGTAGCACTCATGTATTTGTGATTGATCAATCAAACCTTTTATAAAAAACCACTGTAATCACAGTCTGTCAGTCTGTGCTTTaaagtcaattaaaaaaaaacacattatgtgACATTTTATTGGAATTATGCTCTTGTcttggtttattttttaatctaaatgcCTTTTATGTTTAGGAAGGAAATTGCTTGATTTTACAGCACTGATCTTTGTCAGAGCGTCTTCCGTTCAAACGCTCCTTTCAGTGGATTGTCTGTGCAAAGTTGTAGCAGACCATTTTGAACATTTATCTGGTGCTATTTGCAAAACAAAAGATACGTGATTCAGTGTCCGTAAAACTCACCCAATAAAGAGCACTTGTAAAAAGTAAAACCAGAAAGCAAAAGGAAAGAGACTTTCTTTGTTCTAGAATGGACAAGGGCAGACAGGGAAACTGAACTCTTTCTGTCAAGCTGTACTAAAATGCATAATATCTTTCATGTCAGGTTATGATAACCCAAatacagcactgcacattttctCAAACTCAAAATTGtcttaaatggaaaaaaaaaaatttgtcaaCAGAGGAAttaaccaaaaataaattttctgtTTACAAGAAGAGATGCATTTTCTTTGAATTTTGTGTAGTTTGCaatgttaaaattttatttttcaggtaaATGCTTAGTAGACatcattttattgaaaatgcatTGATTGCAATGCCATTGTTTCACATTTTGGCATctaacatttgaaaaaatctcCCTCACAAGGTTGAAAGACTGACCTCCTTCTCTGTCCAAACAGTCTTAAAGACATCAACTCTGTGGCTGAGGTGTCAGTGAACTGCCCTTGACTCACTGTGATGGGATTTCTTTTCAAACAAGTCGTTGGGGTTCCCGAAACAGTAAAGCGTTTGCCATGCCCTTTAAAAACCTATACAGACAAAAGAGtgagataaaacaaaacacCGCCCCTGTACCTCCATTCCCTTTGCATGACAAACAAACTCCTTGTCGACCAACGTACTGAGAGGTGTAGTGCGCTGTCTGCTAAGTGGGTTGTCAGTAgtatttttttctacttttgCATGAAATCTAGTTGGTCGGTGTTACCTTGGACTCCCCCCAACTTGTCCTATTCATGTGTGGAATCTCATTGTTGGTGTGGACATCATTCAAGCTGGTGTTCCAAAGCAACTGGAGGTTCCCACTTCATTAGAGCTGTGTTTCGGAGGGCTGGAGAGAGCGTAAGCACTACGTCTGGCTCTGACAGCTAGTCGAGGTGATAACAGTGAAGATTTGGTGGAAAGGGCCGAAGACGGAACTACATTTCAGGAGAGAAGAAGCCAGAAAGGCTTTAAGGATGACACCTGCTACTCTGGCACTGACATGTTCTTTGCTCTTAATATGGACAGTAACTTCTGCTGTGCAGATTGAAGAAGGAGGTAAGTCTGATTAAACACATGCAAAGAGAAATATTCAAGTGCATTACTTTGTTACGTGCATATAAACCAATTTGAATTTGTGATGTACATGTTggcaaatttaattaaaagaaacCTAAAATGAGCTTTTAAATGCACTAATGTCTTCCATGCATTATGTTttatcttttataacattacagAATCTACCATTGCACTGCAATTACCGTATTGTATATttgatgtatattttaaaattatatatatatatatatatatatattttatatatatatatatatatatattattatatattaattgcAGTGCAATggtatataaaaatgaaaatgtaatatttatgtaaaagaatgtaaacatactatgattttttaaatgttttatatatttttttttcttttttgaacaCTAAAGCATGTACCATCCAATATTATAATACGCAAAATTAATACTTAAACGTTCTTCCTCTCTATTTTCATCTAGAACTCAATGAGACGGTCATTTGCACCAACGATCAGATGCAAGTTATCATTCCCAGTGTGTTTTTTCTGAACAAGGAGCCACCTGTTTACGTATGTTCATtccatttatttgacaaataattcaataaattgCAATGCTTTAACTTGTTTTATGCCATTTTTGCTGATCTCCGTTCAGGTTTGGGATATGCACTTGAATGATCCTGACTGTCGAGGTGTTGAGGTTGGGAACGACTATGTCTTCAGCATCAAGACGAACCTCACAGACTGTGGCACCATTATGGTAATCCTCATTAGCGTTGTCAAGGCATTGTGTGTAATCATAAAACCGCTTCAGATGATCACAAGGACTGGAGAGTGTCCTCCAGCTGATTACAAATTGGTGTCAGGACATTAAAGACTTAAAAAGCTTGTAAACACTTGTTGCATGAAGGCAAACTACAAATTGGGCCTCTTTGGctattaaacttaaaaatacaaacagtAAATTTCCCTATTTTACAATCCTTTCATTGGTTGAAGGGTGAGTGCATGCTTTGTTCATGGAATAagcaaaccttttaaaaatatCGAATAAAACATTACACGTCTCTAGCATACTCATAATTTTGTGCATTGTAATAAGTGGCAACCATGAGGCTTAGATATCCTTTTAAGGAATACTTgtatttattgaattatttttcaATGCACATCATTGTTCGTTTCCCTCCAAATTGGCTGGCTAGTCCTTTCAGAGCTCGGAGGGGAGGGCGAACAGCCATGCGGCTCTAAATTATCCTGATTTATATGGAAATGATTACTGTGTTTTCAGCCGTGGTGAATAAGCCGACCATAATTCAGTGTCGTACTTTATAGTCCTTCTTTTATTCTGCCCTACAGCCAGCCTCAAACAGCGCTACCACAACCCAGAGGACAAGCTTCACTCTGGCACGGCATAAATCTGTACTTGAGACCACGAGTATCGATGAGAGCCTCTCACAGGTCTCAGCAGACTATTTCTTGTAAAGCCAGCAAAAGGTTAACGCAGCTTACAGAGGGGACAGATTCCCTCCTTCTCCCCCTTTAGGAGTTTTACAAGCATTTTTTCATACTTTCTGGTTAAAGTAGGGCGTCTTTggattagaaaaataaaaatccttggTTGTCGAAATCAGCTGCTTTTGAGAATTAGGTCTAGAGAGGCAGTTTTCTGTCCCTTGCACATGCAGGAtttatttaaactgaaaaatgtgAGGCAAATAGCACTAACATTTGGTGACAGTGTCGAGAAGATGTTTGTTCACTGAATCAGGAGGCGTGTTTGTAATGGTCGGGGAAATAAAAGGGCAATAAAGTTGTTTTACCGGATGTGGTAGGGAACAATTTAGCACCTTCAATAGCACGTTTGTTTCCTCGTGTTGACCTTTAACTTCTTACGTTTTATTGGCCTGTGAATGTCACTCAGACGTTATTAAACTCAATGAGTATTATGCAAATTGAAGTTAGACgacaaaatatatcaaaagacTTTCGATGTAACCTGGAAAAGGAACATTCATCAAGATAAATTTACCTAGCCTGTAAGTTTATCTATTTGATGTCTGAAGGTTATTTAGCCCATGTGTAGTTTGAATACTTAGAGAGTTTGAAGAAAATGTTGAAGTTTGAAGCTTATTTAAACTCTGATATACTCATTATTATATGCATtgttagacagacagatagatagattttattttctcaatcattaaaagtattttcctttttatttctgtttcatgTTTTTCTCAGGCATCAGATGATACTCATATCATGTTCACCAACACAATCCGTAACAATGAAACCGATATCATCACCAGAAGCTacatcaatatcacatttggcTGTCGATACCCCATAAACTACATGGTCCAGCAGCAAAACGGGGAGAATCTGATCAGAGTGGATGTCAGGTGAGCTTCTGCTAGTCATGACATCACCAGTTAATTAAAGTCCGCAACTCTTTTTGGTTCAAAGCTCAGTCTTTCTGGGACTGCAGCACTCCATATGTAGTAATGGCTTTAATTATCACTATTTTTCCAAGCTTAAAAAAGGCTGAGCCCCTCactaattgtttgtttgtttgtatctAAACACAATAAAGGAAACTAATGGTAACAAAAGACTGCCCTGGGGTCCAACTCAAGAGTTTCATTCAATATTCATTGAGCGAACCTTTCAGCCTCTTCAATGAGCCTTTTAACATTCTCTGCCCTGCAGGACAATCACTCTGAACACGGAGGATGGAAATTTCTCAGTCTCCATGCTGCTGTATAAAGATGAAGAGTTTCAGGATAAATGGACCACTGTTCCTTCTCTCACACTTGAGGACAACATCTATGTCAAAGTTTACATGGTGTGTGTTCAGCTGAATAGATGACATTACTCATTGCAAGCAACTGAGGGCTTTCATGAAAGCTGCCATGCATTTTCTTTATGCTGCAGTTGGGAGCTGTTTGGCTCTTTGTTTTCAGATGAACAGAACATAAAGTAATTTGCAGGATTTGTGTACATGAAATCTTTCCTACATTCATTTAGTCGTTTTAAGTAAAAAGTATGTTCTAAAAGAAATATtagagatatagatagatagatagattttctAATGGAGTCACTTCTTTAAATGTGCTAATGAAGCTTTCTGGAATTTCATCCTACAGATTCCAGCGAATCTTTTTCTGAGAGTGGAGAGATGTTGGGCCACACCAACCAATGACCCTTACAGCAACATTCAGTACACCTTCATCAGGGACAGGTCTGGGACATACGCTTTAGTGTATAAGCCTTTGCCTATCAAGCATTTAATTTTAGTgatttaaaaacttattttgtatattaactCCCTTCTATTGTCCTCTGTGTAAATGCCCTCCTTCACAGCTTTATTAGTCCTTTGCTTCATTCAGTCATAATTATCACCAGAGGTGTGAAAGGATGTTGTTGAGACATGCTGTTGAAACCGTTGCTAAAGGAGCTGATGACAAAACAAAGCATGCAGCTTCAGTCATGTGATGACCATCAGCAGCCGTATGTTTCAGTTCAACAGCTGTGCTTGTCCTTGACTACCCAAAGAGAGTCTCCACCAGGAAAAAAACTGAGCATGTAGTTTCTGTGAAGAATAGAGAAAACCGATCCAACTTAAATATCCTTCCCTTTAGTACAAATATCACACTGACTAGCATTTCTCTTCACATCAGCTGTCCAGTGTTGTGGAATGACCAGACACTAGCTGTGATGAAGAACGGTCAAGGACCGGAATCTCTGTTCAGGATACAAATGTTCAAGTTTGTTGGTAGCTCCTACACGGATGTTTTCCTGCACTGCAACGTCCAGATCTGTCATAACACAGGAGGAGTGTGCCAGCCTGTGAGTTCCCAagtcatcaaggctgcatttatttgattaaataaaaacacagtaaaacagtaatatcgttaaatattattacaatttaaaataactgttttcaatatattccaaaatgtaattcattcctgtgatgcaaagctgaattttcagcatcattactccagtcttcagtggcacatgatccttcagaaatcattctaatatgctgatttgttgcttcagaaacatttctttttattgtaaaattaaaaacagtttcgctgtttaatatttttgtggaaacaatttTGGTAACAATGTAAAATTTTGGTAACAATGAAAAAATCTTTACCGtcacttgatcaatttaatgcatccttgctgaatagaagtattaatcttactgacctcaaacttttgaacagtagtttacCTAATGCTTAGCCAACacccatctatctatcatagTCAAAAATTGGTCTAAAATACCATAAAATTACTCCGTATGAATTCTAAAGTCCTAAAAGTCTGAAATCAGTTCTGCTAAACATCTACTTTTATAATTCCATGTACAAGAAACGTGCCAATTTTTAACAATATGTGAGCGAATAAATAATGAcgattttattgttttggtgaacttttcctttaagaATATAGTTGAGAAACATTGTTTGCATCATAGTAACTTTAAACCCTTGGTGCATCACAGAACTGCTCTTCTGAAGATGCATCAGTACGGACACGCAGGGATGTTGCATCATCTCACACTGTCTCATATGGACCAATCAGAAGGCTCAAAATTGACATAGAGAATACTAGTCCAAGTAAGTCTTAGAAACTCTTGTGTCTTTATCAGAGTCACCATACTCGCCAACGTATTCAAACTTATTTGAACATCCCCAGGTTCAGATTTGCCCCCTGTGGAAACCTTTGTATTGGGTGGTCTGCTCTTCATCCTGATTGTCATCACAGGAGTTTTTGGGAAACTCTGGCTCCAGAGCAGGAACTCGTATCCGACCCAAGAGGCGCAGCTCACTCTCTCCAACATCCACCATATCTCAGAGGTGGCCAGCTAACCTGGGAtctcatatacacacagtgttGTGTGAAATATGTTCAGTTTGAAAGTTTTGTCTGCTAACCGATTTTATagtagttgttgtttttgtcttttattgtgaaataaataaaaacactttttgatTTCCTAACAGCTTAACTTACTTGATATACTgttcaaaatgatttaataagCCACTTTGTGGTTGTGAATAGTGCAGTCCCTGCTGAAAAGAACAATAGAatcctgcccaaaacacaatagaaaatgtaatggatttaatggttataatgggaattgtattggttttaatggaaactataatggtgtctactggtatgtgatggattctattggtgggatgttgcccaaaacacactacaaaaatgaattttgtaatggttttactggaaaaagctaatgtttataatggtattttaatggaaaccattggaatttctgtgatggtttctattgggcttctattgtttttttagcaggggtAACATACTCATAGATAATGTGACAATCTACACCTTTCTAGAGCACCTGTTTGAACTTGAGGAGAGCTGACTTCATACAGTACATCTAAAAAATGAAGAACGGTGAAGTCAGTGAAGAAAATCTCTAGATCTTGGTTTgctatttttaagcattttaaagtATGGCTTAAGTTTACAAATAGCCTACATTTTTCTGGAGTCACTGTTCAACATTATGTTGGTCTATCTGACCATAGTTCTTGCTTAGAAACCAAAGTGTAAATCTGTATAACAATTAATATCAGGCTTTAAACATGCATCCTCGTTAACTATCTTTATTAGTTAGATCAGTGTAATGgtttcaataaaacacaatggtaTTTGTTATGAAATATAGTACCCTGAACACATACCATAGTTGCATGAATAAATGATTAGGAcaggttttgaaaaatgtctccctaacatttaacaataaaaagcATAAACGAAAAGAATGTGTTATTTTCCAAATGTActgaaaaatcatattttgtcttaaatatactattattaaaattatggaTAAAAAACATTGTGACTAGCTTTAGAAGTGCAACTGTACaatagacaaaaaataaaacgacATATTGTACAGTTAATGGTATCATATGCCGTGTATTTTGATATCAGACTCGCGTATGATGCCATTTAAATGGCAgtctaaaacactgaaaataataatgtgGTAATACAACACGGTATTATTATCATGGTActtgttagtgtgtgtgtgtgtgtgtgtgtgtgtgtgtttagtctCCGCCCATCTATGGGCCTCTGTTTAGTTCAGTTTATCCGTACAGTGAGACACAGATTTCAacagaaacagacagacagcagtgaAAACAACATCACTGTCATTATACtcgattaaatattaatattttttaattaaataaatacttcactGTCCTCATTAAACTACTGAAGACTCGTCACAGATCAACGGTAAGACACTTTAATGTCTGTTTACTTTGAGTAGTTTCCTCACCGGCTCCAACCCAATAACGTTAGACCCGGTCTTtgttaaaatagcaaaatacttatttttccCTCTTACTAGCATGATAACTGTTCGTCTGTATACAACGTTTATTCATTGcgtttgtgttgttttcatttaatcCTGCAGTTCGTGGCTAACCAGCTAATGCTAAAGGCTTTGTCAGTTTAAcgaattaaaacatttacaaacataaaGATGTTTAAGGATGGCTCATTGGCGTTAGTTCATTATTGATCTATAAGAGATCATGACACTGTCAGGTTCGTGTTGTCAGTCGTTTTACTCCAGTTTAGGAAGAACAACAAAAGCTGCATCAGGTTTCATGAGTTTGACTGGATTGAGTTCAGTGCATCTGCAAAACATGATTGCCATCATGTCATATTTGGGAAACATTTCCCGTTAGTATTATATCATATTAAGGATCATTTCATGTTTGGGATTATTAGGATCATCGTGTGTAGGACCATGGTTATGTCATGTTTAGGACGATGCATCATATGTCATATTTATGGTCGTGTCATTAAATGAACATTAGGATCCACAGGTTATAGGCCCTTGATGACTCAGATCTAATTAACTCAGCTGTCAGTTCTCAATTATGGTATATGAGCAACTGtaattaatgattttttatttatttttttacaaattatgtaaaataatcagATTTAACTATTTAATGACCTGTTTTGTCCATAATATTGAGCTTATACTGTAACTGACATACCTTGCTTAAGCATAAACAGTGTAGACTGGCATGAATAATACAattctgaatattttaaataacaacattcaggtgttaaaaatatttatttttctccactTTGGTTGTGATAAAAGTCCTTTTTTATTCTCTTGTTTTTCGTGGAATGCATCCcatttgaaaattaaattaagattaaaatgtattatgcaGCAGTTATACATTTATGTCATATTTTCCTTAATTTCATACAATGAAGTGTTTCATTTAAGCATTAGActctgttgttgttgctgttgttgttgttgttgttgttgaagtgTTTCATTTAAGCATTACACtcgttgttgtttgtttgtttgttggaaGACATTAACTCATTACCAACAGGTCACCATACcataaaacaccataaaagtttggtatatttacttaatacaaatatacttagcaatttttgttttttgattgctataaattaatctattagaattgtattgcattttattttgtgatttgcTGGACTGATAAGCTGACCTTTCTGTTCCAATgaaagcacaaaataaaatgcaatcaaATAATCATCATACATTTACAGAtctaacaataaacaaaaattgCTAATGATAGTCAATTGTGCAAGCTTTGAACCATAAGTTCTTGCACAAAAATGTAACCTACCTATGTACTGCCACAAATCTGAGCCCCTCTAAGACTGGAATCCTGAAGTCATGTCATGTTTGGGGTCATACTGACATGCTCTATGCGTGCTGTCTGTTGTAAGTCCTTATGAGTGATTGCTTGTGCAACTCTATGCCATATTGCACATGAGCACTAGATACCAAACACCTAAGTATTCAGAAAACATCCTCAGATGTGTTTTGCTGTTTCAAAAGAAACCATCACAAGACATGTGGCAGGCTGACACACCAGCATTGTACGCAAACGTTTCGCAATGTTTATGCCCAGCTGGTATTACGAGGGCTATGTTGAAAGTCAGCTTGATAATTCAAAGCTTACACCACAGCATGACAACCCCCCCTCACGCCCCCTACCCAACTGACTCAGACGGTTTGCATTTAGGTCATGCCGGCTGAGTCTAACTGCACATGTCCAGCCAAGCCCTGTCATGCTGGAGAGAGAGAAGCTTCTTGAATGACATTGCAAGATCCTCATGGAAGTGTTTCTTTTGAGTGGAAGCCATGCCTGATTCCTGTAACATACCGTTCAGAAACAAGGGGTCATGTTCCGTCTGAGTCCTCGAAGAACCGGCATGACCATGCAACTTTAGGAGAGTTGTGAAATGGCAGTGCAGTGGTTTAGTAATTTAGTAAACATACTGCAAGAGGGCAAAGGGGTCTTATTTACACTTATCCCTTTTAAGAGAAGGGGGACTTTCCCCATAAATGGCATTCATAGATTTTAAGCCATGTGGTGTTGTAAACAAAGACGCCCCACATGTGTGTCCAAAATAAGATCGGGTCTAAcaatctgttttcttttcttccacAGTGTTTGGTGTAGCGTCTTTAAGTTAAGCAACTCACTAATATTTGCAATGGAGGAGCTTCATATCCATTGCCTGAAATGTGTCAACCGCAGATGTATGATAAGACCAGAGCCTAGCATTTCCTGTGACCTCATGGGTTGCCCTCTTGTATGTGGGGCGGTTTTCCACTCATGCAAACTGAATGAACACCGCTTGCTGTGTCCGTATGAAAGAGTCCCATGT includes these proteins:
- the si:dkeyp-110a12.4 gene encoding pancreatic secretory granule membrane major glycoprotein GP2 isoform X1: MTPATLALTCSLLLIWTVTSAVQIEEGELNETVICTNDQMQVIIPSVFFLNKEPPVYVWDMHLNDPDCRGVEVGNDYVFSIKTNLTDCGTIMPASNSATTTQRTSFTLARHKSVLETTSIDESLSQASDDTHIMFTNTIRNNETDIITRSYINITFGCRYPINYMVQQQNGENLIRVDVRTITLNTEDGNFSVSMLLYKDEEFQDKWTTVPSLTLEDNIYVKVYMIPANLFLRVERCWATPTNDPYSNIQYTFIRDSCPVLWNDQTLAVMKNGQGPESLFRIQMFKFVGSSYTDVFLHCNVQICHNTGGVCQPNCSSEDASVRTRRDVASSHTVSYGPIRRLKIDIENTSPSSDLPPVETFVLGGLLFILIVITGVFGKLWLQSRNSYPTQEAQLTLSNIHHISEVAS
- the si:dkeyp-110a12.4 gene encoding pancreatic secretory granule membrane major glycoprotein GP2 isoform X2 — its product is MTPATLALTCSLLLIWTVTSAVQIEEGELNETVICTNDQMQVIIPSVFFLNKEPPVYVWDMHLNDPDCRGVEVGNDYVFSIKTNLTDCGTIMASDDTHIMFTNTIRNNETDIITRSYINITFGCRYPINYMVQQQNGENLIRVDVRTITLNTEDGNFSVSMLLYKDEEFQDKWTTVPSLTLEDNIYVKVYMIPANLFLRVERCWATPTNDPYSNIQYTFIRDSCPVLWNDQTLAVMKNGQGPESLFRIQMFKFVGSSYTDVFLHCNVQICHNTGGVCQPNCSSEDASVRTRRDVASSHTVSYGPIRRLKIDIENTSPSSDLPPVETFVLGGLLFILIVITGVFGKLWLQSRNSYPTQEAQLTLSNIHHISEVAS